In Azospirillum thermophilum, the sequence TGTCGCGCGGCATCAGGTGCCGGCGGTTGGAGGTGGCGTAGAACACGACGTTGTCCGGCCGCCCCTCGATCCCGCCTTCCAGCACCGCCTTCAGCGACTTGTAGTGCGCGTCGTCGTGGTCGAAGGACAGGTCGTCGCAGAACAGCACGAAGCGCCGCGGTTCGCCCTTCAGGCGGCCCAGCAGGCGGGGCAGGGTGGGGATGTCCTCGCGGTGGATTTCGACCAGCGCCAGGGTGCCCGGCTTCTGCGCGCAGACGACCGCATGGACCGCCTTGACCAGGGAGCTCTTGCCGGTGCCGCGCGATCCCCAGAGCAGGGCGTTGTTGGCCGGCAGCCCGGCGGCGAAGCGGCGGGTGTTGTCGAGCAGGATGTCGCGCTGCCGCTCCACCCCCTGCAGAAGGTCGATCTCCACCCGGTTCACGGCGGCGACCGGGTCGAGGCGGTCGGGGTCGGCGTGCCACACATAGGCGTCGGCGGGAGCGAGCGCCAGAGCGTCGGCCGGCGGCGGGGCGAGCCGCTCCAGCGCCTCGGCGATGCGGGTCAGCAGCGGCAGAAGTTGCGTTTCGGTGGTCATCGAAGTCCGGATGTTGCGCAAAATTCCATGGAAACCGGCCGCGCGCGCAGCCATCTTTCCGTCGCGATCGCACGGTATCACAGCCGGACGGCCGCACAAGCCATCCGGGAGCCGCGGGACCCCTCCGGAATCGCCCGGAATCCATTGCATCGCGGATACGGGCGGCTATAGTCGCGGCGTCCCGGTCCGTGGCCCCGTTGGCGGCCAGGCCGTCCCGGGACCAACCACAAGGAGCTCCAGATGTTCGTTTCGACGGCTTATGCACAGACCGCGGCGCCCGCCGGCGGCGGCGACATGATCGTGCAGTTCCTGCCGCTGATTCTGATCTTCGTCGTCTTCTACTTCCTGCTGATCCGTCCGCAGCAGAAGAAGATGAAGGAGCACAAGGCGATGCTCGAGGCGATCCGCCGCGGCGACCGCGTGGTGACCGGCGGCGGCATCATCGGCACCGTGATCAAGGTCGGCCCCGAGGACGAGGTGACGGTGGAGATCGCGGAGAATGTGCGCGTGCGCTGCCTGCGGTCCACCATCAACCTCGTGCTCGCCAAGACCGAACCGGCGGGCAAGGGCGGCGGCGACGCCACGACGGCCGAGGCTGACAAGCCGGCCGACGCCCCGGCCGCCGGCGGCGGGATCGGCAAGCTGTTCGGCCGCAAGTAACCGGTCGTGGCGCTGTCGGCCCCCGGTGGTCCGGCCGGGCCGACGTCCTACAGGATTGATTGACGCATGCTGTATTTCGCGCGCTGGAAGATCTACGCGATCGTCCTGATCTGTGCCCTCGGCTTCGTGCTGAGCCTGCCCAATTTCCTCAGCCGCGAGACGCTGGCGAGCCTGCCCTCCTGGTACGCCAACACGCGGATCTCGCTCGGCCTCGACCTGCGCGGCGGGTCGCACCTGCTGCTGGAGGTCGACATGGCCGCGGTGATCCGCGACCGGGTCGAGGGGGTGGTCGACGGCGCGCGCCAGCAACTGCGTCAGGCCAATGTCGGCTACACCGCGATCAATGCCGGCGAACGGGCGGTCACCGTCCAGCTCCGCGACCCCGCCCAGTCGGACGACGCGGTCAAGGCGCTGCGCTCGCTGGTCAACCGCGTGGGGGGCGGGGCGCTGGGCGGCGGCGTGCCCGATCTGGAGATCGCCTCCAGCGGCAGCACCGTGACCGCGACGCTGAGCGACGTGGCGCTGCGCGACCGCGCCACCCAGGCCATCGAGCAGTCGATCGAGATCGTCCGCCGCCGCATCGACGAGACCGGCGTCAACGAGCCGATCATCGCCCGCCAGGGCACCGACCGCATCCTGGTCCAGTTGCCCGGCGTCGAGGATCCCGACCGGGTCAAGCGGCTGCTGGGCACCACCGCCAAGATGACCTTCCGCCTGGTCGACGTGAATGCCGACCCGACGACCGGCCGCGCGCCTCCGGGCTTCGAGATCCTGCCGTCGGCCGAAGGCGGGCGGACCCAGTCCAGCTACGTCGTGCGCAAGAAGATCGAGGTCGACGGCGCCAGCCTGAAGAACGCGCAGGCCTCCACCAACTCCCAGACCGGCGAGTGGGTGGTGAGCTTCGAGTTCGACAGCGTCGGCTCCAGCCGTTTCGCCGAGATCACCAAGGCCAATGTCGGCCGGCCCTTCGCCATCGTGCTCGACAACAAGGTCATCAGCGCCCCGGTCATCCGCGAGCCGATCACCGGTGGCCGCGGCCAGATCAGCGGCAACTTCACCGCCGCCTCGGCCAACGACCTCGCCGTGCTGCTGCGCGCCGGCGCCCTGCCCGCGCCGCTGAAGGTGATCGAGGAGCGCACGGTCGGCCCCGACCTCGGCGCCGATTCGATCCGTGCCGGCCTGATGGCGGTCGGCGTCGGCTTCGTCATGGTCTGCATCTACATGATCGCGTCCTACGGGCTGTTCGGCTCCTTCGCCTGCTTCGCCCTGCTGGTCAACATCGTGCTGACGCTGGCCGCCCTGTCGATCCTGAACGCCACGCTGACGCTGCCGGGCATCGCGGGCATCCTGCTCGGCCTCGGCCTGTCGGTGGACGCCAACATCCTGATCAACGAGCGCATCCGCGAGGAGACGAAGAAGGGCCGGGGCGTCTTCGCCTCGATGGAGGCCGGCTTCAGCCGCGCCTACAGCACCATCGTCGACTCCAACCTGACGACGGCGATCAAGATGGCGCTGCTGTTCATCTTCGGCACCGGCACCATCAAGGGATTCGCGGTCACCATCACCTTCGGAATCCTCATCTCCATGTTCACCGCGACGGTGCTGGTGCGCCTGATGATGGTGACGTGGCTCCGCCGGACGCGCCCGGCCACCCTGCCGGTCTGAGA encodes:
- a CDS encoding ATP-binding protein produces the protein MTTETQLLPLLTRIAEALERLAPPPADALALAPADAYVWHADPDRLDPVAAVNRVEIDLLQGVERQRDILLDNTRRFAAGLPANNALLWGSRGTGKSSLVKAVHAVVCAQKPGTLALVEIHREDIPTLPRLLGRLKGEPRRFVLFCDDLSFDHDDAHYKSLKAVLEGGIEGRPDNVVFYATSNRRHLMPRDMIENERSTAINPGEAVEEKVSLSDRFGLWLGFHNCDQATYFAMIDGYARRFGLDLPVEQLRAEAVEWAVTRGSRSGRVAWQFIQDLAGRLGKPLR
- the yajC gene encoding preprotein translocase subunit YajC; this translates as MFVSTAYAQTAAPAGGGDMIVQFLPLILIFVVFYFLLIRPQQKKMKEHKAMLEAIRRGDRVVTGGGIIGTVIKVGPEDEVTVEIAENVRVRCLRSTINLVLAKTEPAGKGGGDATTAEADKPADAPAAGGGIGKLFGRK
- the secD gene encoding protein translocase subunit SecD, with the protein product MLYFARWKIYAIVLICALGFVLSLPNFLSRETLASLPSWYANTRISLGLDLRGGSHLLLEVDMAAVIRDRVEGVVDGARQQLRQANVGYTAINAGERAVTVQLRDPAQSDDAVKALRSLVNRVGGGALGGGVPDLEIASSGSTVTATLSDVALRDRATQAIEQSIEIVRRRIDETGVNEPIIARQGTDRILVQLPGVEDPDRVKRLLGTTAKMTFRLVDVNADPTTGRAPPGFEILPSAEGGRTQSSYVVRKKIEVDGASLKNAQASTNSQTGEWVVSFEFDSVGSSRFAEITKANVGRPFAIVLDNKVISAPVIREPITGGRGQISGNFTAASANDLAVLLRAGALPAPLKVIEERTVGPDLGADSIRAGLMAVGVGFVMVCIYMIASYGLFGSFACFALLVNIVLTLAALSILNATLTLPGIAGILLGLGLSVDANILINERIREETKKGRGVFASMEAGFSRAYSTIVDSNLTTAIKMALLFIFGTGTIKGFAVTITFGILISMFTATVLVRLMMVTWLRRTRPATLPV